The following are encoded in a window of Impatiens glandulifera chromosome 5, dImpGla2.1, whole genome shotgun sequence genomic DNA:
- the LOC124939176 gene encoding probable purine permease 4 — protein sequence MKSSERLSSSSEEGNNGLEQLQLVCSHREEMQSRMNEIISSSEENRFKMNINMILIGMNYACLLVGSVSASLVSKFYFIHKGSSRWVSTLVQCAGFPLLVPFIYIPHYFFPSISTGKRPFSRLIARPRILGLSLFVGLLLGVNNLLFSWGNSYLPLSTSSLLLSSQLAFNLILSIILVKQKVNFHNLNCVVLLSLASVLLALSTHHDRPQGLTQSEYLVGFFCTVGAGLLFALYLPLMEIIYRNVDSYSMVMEMQVVMEAAATALAVVGMAVDKGGGFKEMVNESRNVFDMGPCVYWWTIAGNVVMWQACFMGTAGMVFLTTSLTGGICTTSLMMFNIAAGVVVYGDPFNGLKAVSTVLCCWGFSSYLYGMYVLNLKKEEEKLNQTLITTIRDGDH from the coding sequence ATGAAATCTTCAGAGAGATTATCATCATCCTCCGAAGAAGGCAACAACGGCCTTGAGCAACTTCAATTAGTTTGTAGTCATCGGGAAGAAATGCAATCCAGAATGAACGAGATCATCAGTTCTTCTGAAGAAAATCGgttcaaaatgaatattaacaTGATATTGATTGGGATGAACTATGCATGCTTGTTGGTTGGGTCCGTATCAGCGAGTCTTGTCTCCAAATTCTACTTCATTCATAAGGGTTCAAGCCGTTGGGTCTCCACTTTAGTTCAATGCGCCGGATTCCCTCTCCTCGTCCCTTTCATCTACATCCCTCATTATTTCTTCCCTTCAATTTCAACCGGAAAACGTCCTTTTTCTCGATTGATCGCCAGACCGAGAATCCTAGGACTCTCTCTTTTTGTCGGACTCCTCCTAGGAGTAAACAACTTGCTCTTCTCATGGGGAAATTCATACCTCCCACTTTCCACTTCCTCTCTACTCTTGTCATCACAACTGGCGTTCAACCTTATTCTCTCCATTATCCTCGTCAAACAAAAGGTTAACTTTCACAACCTAAACTGCGTCGTTCTGCTTTCCTTGGCCTCCGTCCTTCTCGCTCTATCCACGCACCACGATCGCCCTCAGGGATTGACCCAGTCTGAATATTTGGTGGGGTTTTTCTGCACAGTCGGGGCGGGTTTGCTATTCGCACTCTATCTCCCTCTAATGGAGATAATATACAGAAATGTGGACTCTTATTCGATGGTGATGGAGATGCAGGTGGTGATGGAAGCAGCGGCGACTGCTCTAGCGGTGGTGGGGATGGCGGTGGACAAGGGGGGCGGGTTTAAGGAAATGGTTAACGAGTCTAGAAATGTGTTCGACATGGGTCCATGTGTGTATTGGTGGACGATTGCAGGGAATGTGGTGATGTGGCAGGCTTGTTTTATGGGAACGGCGGGGATGGTGTTTTTAACGACGTCGTTGACGGGAGGAATATGTACGACGTCGCTCATGATGTTTAATATTGCGGCGGGGGTCGTGGTTTATGGAGATCCATTTAACGGCCTCAAAGCAGTATCAACAGTACTTTGTTGTTGGGGattctcttcatatttgtaTGGGATGTATGTCCTTAACTtgaagaaggaggaggagaagctTAATCAAACGCTAATAACAACCATTCGAGATGGAGATCATTGA